The window GACAAACTTTTCTTGACCAAATTTGAGATCCCAGGTCGTAATAAACTGTGCTCCCAATGTGAATTAAATTGTGTTCTCAACTAGCACCAACTATGCTTCCTAACGTGTGCTCCCAAGCAGCACTAACAAGCGTGTTTTGAGTGTGAACTCCCAATCAACACTAACATGTGATCTTTACATGTACTAACTTGTGCTCTCAAGTCAGCTAACACAGGCTCTCACAAGAGTGAAGCATAAATGTGACCCCGAGAAGGACGTGGAGTTTCTGctcccgagctcaaatgagcttgAATGAATAGTAAAAATTATGTTTTTTTTGTGACAAACATTGACCAAAAGTTTTCATTGCTTGCAAAAAttcatcatgaaatcacattcctgGATGGCATGGCAAAGAAAATTGATACTCTGAAAATGCAACTTTCAAAAGCATTTTGgagcataattttttttccaCGACTTGCAAAAATGTGATTTCATGATGATTTTTTTTGCAAGCACTTAAAATTTTGTCAATTTTATCACAAAAGAAAtttagaattttttgaatttaatTTGATTTTTTATGTTACTGTTCACCCAggctcatttgagctcgggagCAGAAGGACACTTTCATCCCGACAAAGCATAGGATATGCCCCATCAGAGAGTACACATTTGCTCCACACAGAAAAACCGAGAAACccaaaaaaacatgaaaaaaaactaatagaaaagaaaaccaaaaaatagGGAAAATATctaaaaacaagaagaaaaaaaatactaaaaatgcATACAACTTAAAAAAACATATAGAGCGCTGAAGCACTCTAATGTCCTGAGACTACCCGTTGTCCAAGCTAGGGGTAACCCCAATTAGTTGCTCCATTGTTCCTTCTACCAGAGAGCGTGTGTTGTATTAGAAAAACAAACTCCAGAGCTTGGGCCTACGGTACACTTTGTGATCCGACAACGATTTGCTTCAGGACGCTGATTGCTATCTCAAAGGATCGTAATAATCACCCATGCAGCTcttctcaaaaaagaaaaaatcaTCCATGCAGTTCCTCGAAAAAAAAGTACCAGCCGAAGAAAAATCGACCCAGTTCCCGAGTTGGGTTGCAAGAAAAGCTCGAGGCTCATGAGCCGCTCGAGATCGACTCGTATTTTGGCTCGACTCGAGATGGACTCGAGAAAAAAAAAGCTAAGTATGAACACTTTATGTAGCTTGATAGAGAAATTAGCTGATCTTGAGCCAACACTGGCTCGCTTGATTTTAGCTCGATAGCCCAAGATCATATAGTTATATAACATAATTTTGATATATATTAAAGATAAATGGGATAGTTTATTACCATATAGATAGCCAAAAGTAATTTATTATCATATACATTGTGTATGATTTTCCTACATTTTACTTACTACCAAACATGGAAAATTAATTAACTGCAGAGAAAATTTAGCCCCCACTATGATATGTGATCACCATGTGTTAAATGTCATTTTTTCGCAAAAGAAAACTCATATTATTTTGGCAAAAGTTTGAGACCATATGCACTTTACAAATCCGACCCCTTAAACGCCAGCGGACGCGCCCAGGCGCGCCGCGGACACTTACCGGGTACTCCCTAAATTCGCGCCTCCATATCCGTGTATCTCATATCTGGCATCCTGTATTCATACAAATTCATGCAACCATCAAACGATCAAAATCGGCAGGAAACAAACATATAAACCCATATCAAACgggcataattcacataaacatCACCAAAAGATCACCAAACGAGCATAGTTCACAAAAGCATAAGTAGGAGGTGGGTCGACTTCGGAGCCGTCTGAGTCGGACCTGTCGGAGGAGGAGGAATCGAAAATGACGATGTAGCCTTGCAAGCGTCGAACGATGTGGTCTTGCTTGCGCTTGAGCTTGGCCACCCTCGTCGtctccgccgctgccgccgccgcctcccactCGAATTGCTCAATGCCGAGCAGGAGCTGCTTAGCGTTGATCCTACGGAGCCGTCTGGCGTCTGTCTCCGTCGTGGTAAGCGACCGGCGGTACACCCATTGGAGGAGACGCTCCTCCTCGTCGGGCACCGGCATcacgcggcggcgacggcggtgggCGGACTGCGCAGCCGCGTTGGACCCGCCTCCGTCTCCCTTACCCTCTGCCTCTCGCGGCGGGCGGCGCATGCCTCCGACTCCGGAGTCCGCATCCGCAACGCCGGTGGAGCAGGCACTAGAACCCACCGCTGCCCGCGCGGAGCAGCggccggaggtggaggaggtCGTCGGGCGGGCAGAGCAGATTGTGCAGCCCGTGCAAATCCGCGCGCGGGGCAGGAAGAGCCGGCGCTGCGGTGACGGGCGATAGGAGGCGTCGCACCGGACCCGGAGCTGCCGCCCGTATCGACCCACGAGCGCTCAAGCGCGATACAGAGCGTCATCTCGTACTCGTCTTCGGAGCTGCTGTCGGAGTGGCTGTTGGTGCTTGACATGCTCGTTGACGCTAGGGATTGGACAGATTGAGGAAAGGGGATCGTCGGAGGGCGGAGCGGTGCGAAGTGAAGTGAGTTAGGGTTTTGCTCCGGAGGGGGATTTTGTGGGGTCGGGGTAGACCAGCGGACGCGCCCCGAGCCGCCTCATATCCGCCCTATATTTGGGATGGACCGGTTAGGTCAGCCCGGGCGTTTGTCTTTGGTTTGAGAGCTTCTGTTGGGTCAGTTTTTTATGACCAGACAGCCTGCCCGGGCGTTCGAGACATGTTTGAGaggtccggctgtagatgcttcTAAATACTAGTCTTCACTTTGGAGAGAATAGCTCGAATTATATAATGGTTATTATGTAATGTGGTCTATCTTGTTTTAAAATTTGTCTTAAATTATTAAAAAAGTATAATCTTATTTAATTTAAAATTAGCTCGAGATCGTTACAAACTGAGCACGAGGCACTTTCTACAGTTGGACCTTGAGCTTCGTTTGGTTTGAGCTCGCCCGAATTTTGAGTTGAGCCTAATCCAATTCGCTCAAACTCGACTCGTTAATTTGCAGGCCAATGCCGAGTTGTAACACACAGAGCACGCAAACAAAACCAACCGAAAGAGCCGCTGAGCTAGCCGCATTCATTCAACACCACAAATGGACGAACCAACTTGCTCCTGATCCCATACGGTCGACCTAATCCGGACCAAATTGCATCTGACCTCTGCATCGTCGGCATAATGGACTGGATACAGGGGTCCCGTGGTGCCATGTTACTCGTGCAAACCGCATGCATGGTTTCATTCAAAACGGCATGTAGTGATGCTGTTGCTTTCACCGAGCGTCAGGTAGGTAGTGCAACCGTTCCAGCTGAGCTGTGGCCTGCAGACTGCCAGCGTCCCTTGCCCCTGCCGTCGTGTTACTCGTGAAGGTCTAGCTTGCTAGCCAGATAGATCGATCGATCTGGCTCGCCTCAAGAATCAAGACAAAGACAAACGAACGGCGTAACACGGAGCGCAGCAGAGAAGTTGCTATATCTGATCCGGCCGGAGAAGCTGCCTCTTTCACCTACAGTATATGGATACTCCATGGATAATGGATGAGATGCCATTTGGCCGTCGTTTTCGCCTCTATCGCTGTTATTCCAAAAGGCAGGCCAAAAGCGTCCCGAGGGAATTATCGTCTACAATTATCGCGGAGTGGAGTTGTATCCCGCGATGGCTACGTCGCCAGGAAGATATTTGAAGAAAAGGGCCCGAGTTCAAATGCGTTTGAAAGTAACATCTTCACAGCAtcgatttcttttctttttttaccATGCCTTGCTCCAATGTCATTTCGTAAACATTTTTTAAAGCATGTCTTAAAAAatcaattttattttatttattttactgttcACACCAGGAGCATTTGAACCAAGATAGACTCCACATTCGCCAGGAAGATATTTGCATGGGCTCTAGGGAAAAGGAAAACGGAACCCACTCGAGAACTACGGCTCGATGGACACCGACACCTGTTGCGTTAGGACCAGCTGGACCCCTGCTCTTTTTTGTGTAAAAAGGCCATGCTTGGCCAAAAGTGGCACTACCCGGGGCAATCTGATTCGGCGCGCGGTCGTAACTCGTAATCACATAGCTTTGGGCGGTTTATCACAATGGAATCACGCCGTTTCCTGCAACGAACAACCATTTCTCCTGCAAGAACATGTCGCAATGTCGGTTTCACAGAGGGCAGAAGCATAAGCAAGGAGCACGAATGCGCGATGTGATCTCCGTACGTAGCGGGAGGATAAGGTGGGCATCCGCACCCAAGAAAAGAAACCCCACAGATGCCACGTCGTCGTAATGCACGTTGCTGTCGCCCGTGACCCGTCCAGATCCGGGGACCCTTTTGCCAAAAATATCGGGGCCATGCATGCATGGTTTCAGGCCATCTCCTCGCCCGCCGGGGCTGCGACCTGCGCTGGTCCTCCCGCCTCCAGCGACGAGTTCCCCGTACCTGCATGGTTTCCGTCGCTGTGTCCAGCAGGGGTAGGGCTCGTGCTCCGCGAACTCGGCGGTCTCCAGCTAGCCCCCGGCCGTCTGGGGCTGGCTCTCGAGCCTTGGGTGCATGCAATGCAGTCGGCTGGATGCACTGGTGGCCAGTCTTCGGTGTTTTATTATGGACCAGCGCCGGTCACTGGTGTCCCCATCCATGGATTCATTCCCACGAGCTTCTAGTACTAATCATCAAACCGGTTGGTGCATATTCCTACCGACGTTTTCTTCCAGCTGAAACGCGTCTGAAACTGCTGCACCGAACCGGCGAAAAGGAAAGTCCGGCCCGGCCCGACTCTCAGGTCTTGACCCTTTCTCCGCGCACGTTCAGATCCTCCTGGTAAGCAACCACTCACTCAGGGTCTGGTCTAAAACTAGGTCACGCCGCAAGGACCACTTTGACAGGACAAGGACACGGGCTTGCTTTGTGCTCATCCAGAAACACACACTGCTTGTTACTACAGCCGTGTAACCGGTGGACAAATTTCGACCCTTTTACCGTATAAAATCGGGATCTGACCCTGGTTCGGCGTCTAAATCGATCCAAACGGACGCGTGCAAACGAAATGGGCCGGCGTCTAAGTGACGTGGATAAGGATTAGTTTAAGGCGCCGCGGCGCCTGAGCCTAACTGACTGACACCATGACCTCGATCTCAGGTACACTATAAGCCAATAAGCACATGACAGTTATCAGTTAACGCACACGATTGAGTACAAGATCATCTGACCAAGCTGCAGAGGCAACGAAAAATACACCAGATTAGTACAGTGATCAACATCTGGCCAAGCTGCAGAGGCAGGCGAGGAAAAACAAAAAGGCAGCGGCATCTGGTTCCGGGGCACCTCGTGCCGGGCGACGGCATCCATGCGAACACGAGAAAGCCTGGTCAGACGCCGTGGCCCCGTCGCCGGAAATGGCGGTGACGCGACGCGCGCGCCGGCGATTTGTTTAAGCGCGAGAGCCGTTTTCCCCTTGATCCGGGGCCGACGTGGTGCCGGACGTGTCAGGATCGCCGGGTTCTTCACGGGACACGCAGCTGGCGCGTAGCGCGTCCCTCCCCGACGCGTGTCCCCGCTGCTTCGTGACTTCCATCTCCGCCACGTCCTCGAGCTTAGGCTCTGGGCTTGGGAGAATGGTTTTGCTTTTTCGTGGATGGCGATGCGAGTAATCGATGTGACACGGAGGGAAATCATGTTCATGTTTGGATGGAGAGATTCTTATAGATAGATTATAATGGAGGTCAGAACTTGTTCCGGCCACGAGCCACCCACGTGAATATATACGCGATGCTATCGTGCGCGATGCCTTGTTTTTCAATCTTCATTCACTCGCTCATGTGGCACGAACCAAGGGTGGAGTGATGTTGAAGCGTTGGCGGGAAAATGATGTCCGAAAACGTACACGTTTCACTTTCACCCACTGCCACTGCCACTGGCTAGCGAGTGAGAGTTGGTGCGTTGATTGTTTTCCTGATGGTTGTTTCTCCAGAGGAGGAGAGCGCGCACCGTGCGAAATGAATAGGGGTGCCTACGCATGGCTGGCAGATCGTCCTAGGCTCCAAGCTGCTAGTACAACAGCCACCGCACAACGCACGTACTCTACTTCCCGCCCGGCTGAACGTGCCGTCCGGGACGTGTTCCTCAGTTCTGATTGACAGGTTTTTAAAACAAAGAGTATGCATCATCTTTTTTCATGTGGTCGTTCTCGCCGCCGTATGTGAGATCGATCCCTTCAAAGATTCACCGATAATATTAAAAACCACGCTGCTCCTGCAGGAAATGGCCACATGTCCGCTGCAAAAGTTTTAAAAGCGACACATTCCATGCGAGCTTGGTCATTGGACACGACCACACCGCACGGGAGACCCACGCCCCAGCCTCACAGCCCATCCATCACCCACCCCATAGGGCCCATCCCCCATCCATCCATGATCCATACACGCGACGCGAACCCAAAGAGGATAAGACCAGAGGACCGACCGACCGACCGACCGGGACGGAATCCGGGGAAAAGCCAGCCCCCACCGCTTTTCACCCAGATCATTAAACCCCGGGCCGTGCCGTGGTGACTCGCGGCCACGGTGGTGACCGCGGGCGCGCGCATCGGCAGCGAATCGCGCACGCCAAGCCGGCGCGGGTATCGGTCAAACGGAACCAAACCACACCACGCGCGTCCGGACGAAAGCGAGCGGACACGCACCGGGCACCGGCGCGCCACGCTATCCGTTCCGCCCCCGCTCTCGGCGCGACCGGACCGGCACGAACCGGCCGCCCGTGCCTGTGGCCCTGTGCTGCGCTGCCCTATATATGCGCGCGCCACCCCGCCGGGGCTCCAAAGGCCAACGACCAGAGCCGCACTCACAGGGACCAACCACTGCCAGAGCAGAGCGTCTTCGTGCCGTTTGAGCGACGGCGCAGGTCGGGAGACGAGCGGCGGAAGAGGGGAAAGGCCGCCGGGGTTGAGCTCGTTGGTTGCCGAGATGAGCTGCAGGATGatgggcgaggaggaggaggaggcgttcgaGGCGTCGTCCTGCGCCTCCTCCGGCGGCGAGTCGGGCGACGAGGGGGACCGGTTCCCGGACAGCGCGGGCGGCCGCCGCCAGTCCGCGCCGCCGCAGGCGCCGCTGAGGCGGATGAACTCGGACAGCATCTACGACATGTCCGGCATGACGGCGCACCTCCCCGCCAAGTAAGTAGCACTACTCCCGTCCCGACCAACCAACTTATCCGTCGACGACGAACGGCGAGCAAAAAAGGCTAACGATCTGGCTGCGCAGGAAGGGGCTGTCGGCGTACTACCAGGGCAAGTCGCAGTCGTTCGCGTGCATGGCGGAGGTGCGGTGCCTGGAGGACCTGCAGAAGAAGGAGAAGCCGCGCGGGCGCGGGCACAAGATGAAgccctgcaagagctacgccgcGCTGGGAGGCATGGCCATGGCCAGGAAGCCGCCGGGCTCCTCCTGCGCCAACCTCGGCCTCATGGACGCCGGCAGCGGCTTCATGAACATCCCCGTCAACGAGGACTGCTACCGCCAGTAGGTTCAGGGTTTATTTCTCGGTTCATCAGGCCTCTTAAAATGCTCTTCTTCTCCATGTCCTTGTCCTTGTTGCTTGTTTGCAGGCGCATTAGTCTGCGAATGATTCATGAGAGCAACTTCTGTGTGAGACAGTTGATATCTTGTGATGTAAATATGGAGTTTGTAACTGTGTACTGCGAATAGGGGAGCAGATCAGGCTGTGTTTCACTTCTGCGGTGTGTATTTTACCATTTGTGGTCAGCGCAAAGGATACGGGAGGAGCCTGGCCGGAGACAGGGCTTTCGTCTCCGTTTTCCttcatgttggatgatccaaaaTTACAGTGTAGCGCTGCTTTGGGCTTGGAATTCCACGTAGATTCTGCAATGTTTCGATGTCTCGCGCCGACACTCATGTTTAACTCCACGTTGGGCGACAATTGTTATCAAATTCCGTTTACAAAACAATTATTATCATACATCTGTATAATCATAATAAATTATTTTACTTTGTAGTTTTCATTCTATGAATTGAAATGTTATTTGAAATTGAGCATGAGGTCGTCGGTCGGGCGTGGTCCTCACTGGAGTAGCGGAGGGCAATGCGGACGGCCATAGCCTTCTCCATCCCGCATGGGACGACATCCCAGTCCAGAGTGGTCGGAGTCTAATCCGCCCTTCATCACGCCGGAGACCGCTGGAGATCGTCGAAAGTGAGTTTGGGGATGAAGAGGAAGGGAGTGGAGTGGCTAGGGTTTGATCCGTTCAGCGAAAGAGGACGAATTTATATGGGGTTAGGTGGGCCAGCGTGGACCGAATCCAACGTGGCGGATGCACCTGGGCCTCCTTATATCCGCTCAAATTTGGTTTGGATACAAAGGGTGCCGGTCAGCCCAGACGTCTGAGGCTGGTTTGAGGTGCCCATCTGTGTTAGGTATGTTTGAGGATACTAGCAAAAGAGGCTGAGTTGCAATGGGAGAAAAGGATAGCTCATGCCCAATCATGAATCAAGACCCCAATAGATCCGCCTTCTTTATTTAAACATCACATCCCATCTATGTTGTAGTTTGTCTTCCGTCCTATTCTCACCTACGATAATCTTTTAGTGCCTACAGAATCATAACGTGTTTGAATGTGGTCAATCCTAAATCATCTCTCTCGGCACAAGATGATAATAATTTTCCCTTGCTAGTTTTGCCAAGGCATGCCTGCGTAGTTATCGAATGTTTCTTTCGTCTCCTATATTGTTTGTTGAGCTGTTCATTTGCAATCGAGATCGACGCTCGTACGAAGGAAAGACGGATCGCATGCTATTGATTAATGTTACACTCTAAATAGCATTTTAAATATAGTTAATAGataaaataacatcatattcgGATTCTACACATTTTtgtaatcaaatttcatatataacatgttaaaatAGGAGTTAGGGTGTaaaagataaggatatttcaaaAAGCATGTTTTGTACTTAAAAGTAAAACTGTGGGACCAAAAATTGTAGGAGGGTTTAtgtaaaaacaaaaaaaagattCGTTTTATCACTTAAAAGTAAACTGCAGGTTAATTACCCGAAACTGTAGTTTTTTTTTTGTAAAAAAGAATATTCGTTTTTCCACTTAAAGATGTACTACAAGTTGATTCTTCAAAATGTAAGGTGGTTCCGTATTTTATTAGTAGATATAGATAAGGGGTGTCGGTTAGCCTGAACATTTTAGCCTGGTTTGAGGTACTcgtatgagttatgtatgtttgATCGGTCAATGATCGGGCCATCCGCTCTGACGTTTGAGGAAATTTGAGACGCCCGACTGTATATACAAGGTATTGAAAATGTATAGGGTATTAAAAATGCTTCATATGTTAGTATACATGAACACTAAAATTGCAATGCATGAACTAATTTTAAATTATTGATGAACTTTTTAAATAAATGAACACCCTTTTAAAACGCCCGATTGTTTATTTCTAGAAAACTTTTTCATAGCACATGACTATTTTTAAATGGACGGACACCTTTTTAATTCCGCTAACATTCTTTCCAGAAAATGTGTGAACACGTTCTAAAGTACATGAACATCCTTTTTATAAATGTGAGAACAGTTTTGAACTTATTACATTGTTTTGAAATGTGTTAAAAAATTCATAAGGTGCAAACACAATTTGAAACTAGATGAACAATTTTTTCTAAAGGTGTGAACACTATTTATAATTgcacgaacattttttaaataggCGAACAAATTTCAAGTACATGGCTTTTTAAAAATACGCGAACATTTTTTAAAGGTGTGGACACTATTTAAAACCACAGTTTTTAGGGCGAATTTAGAACTACTTGAACATTATTTGGAAATACATGAGCAATATTTTAGAATAGGCAAAAAATTAAATTACTCAAACAATTTTGTTTTTTAATACATTTTAATCGAATCTATTTATATAAAAGGaagcaaaaataatataaaatgaaAATAATTAAAACTGAAAGTGAAACTGGGATCCtcgcaaaaagaaaagaaaaaaaagaaactggaaaaaaggaaaaaacgaGAGAAAAAAAGGAAACCAGGGAATTTGAGATCGTCTCGCTTTGGGTTTGGGCGAAATATATACACGTCTTCCCTCGCAAACCCCTGTCGCCACGTACACGGACAACGCCGCCCCCTCTATTctctcccgccgccgcgccgccccgtcGAGCCCCAACGCCGCCGCCTCCCTGCCCCGTAGACCCCCACGCCGCTGCGGACCTATCCtcggtcgccggcggcgagaagGTCCTCTAGTCTCCGCCTCAACCCCTGCCAGGCCCTCTCCTCCCTCCATCCCCTTCCCTCCCCTCGGCCTCCTGCCCTCGCCGACCTCTCCTCCGCGAGTCTGTGACTCTGTGTCCGGTCAGGCCTCCCCCTGCCGACAAGGCCAGGGGCCAGTCCGCCTCTGCcctccggcctccccggctcccCTGCTCGGCTCGCCCTGCAGGGCTGCAGCCGCTCTCCACGCCACGTATCCACCTCCGTGGCTCTGTCCAaggtatcccccccccccccccccccccccccctctgtttttaaacatatttgaagaTTTTTTTTGTCAATGTCATTGCCTGTGATTGCTAGAAGGAAGTACTGTAGAAGATAATCACTGATTGCTTGTAAACCAGTGAAATTGAACTAGTACTTATTATGTGATTCATTTTTTACTTATGTGATTCACTGATTGCCGGATAGACATAATGAACCTAGTGACCACTACATCTCTTTATTATTTTCACTAATTGGTTGTACATTGAAATTGTTTGTCCAATGACCAATGTCCATCAGTCCATGCCACATTGCCACTGCCACTGATTTCTACTTTGTGTATTTGATGATGAAGATGTCCAAGTAGATTTGGCAGCTTTGGAACTTGATTCCGGTAGCCACTGCTAGTGTTGAGAGGGTATTTTCCTCAATGAAATATGTGAAGAATCCACTAATAAGAAAGAAAAATGGGTGATGAATATTTGAACAATTGCTTGGTTACATTCGTTGAGAGAGTAAGTCTGAGTTTGCATATATGCTATATTAGTTCatggggttgatgcacatttgcTGCTCTTGAAAAGGAAAAGATAAATATGTGAAGTTAAACATATGCATTGGCTCACAATGTTTTTCTGCCATTTGCAGATTCCTGCTTGTAAGAGGCTTGATGGAGGCGATGGCCGTGAAACTAGTATTCCCCCGGGACAACCCACCACTTTCCATCATTTCTGCTGCTAAGATTGCAGGTGTTCCCATAACCATTGATCCCTGCCTCCCCTCAGGTCCAGTGCCCACACTACACTTCGGTTCTGGGTAAGTGATTACCTTTCAGTGTACATATTTAGGCTTTGACCTCCCCCCTCTGATTACTCATTTGCTTTCTTTTGACGTCAACTATGGGTCAACAAAAACAGTTTTTTTGCTGAAACATGCTTTTCCACTACTCATTGCACTTGGCAGTATTTATGTATGCGAGTTTGTAGTGTCTCATTGAATCTATCATGATTCTTTACAGGGACTTTATACATGGCGTCAACACAGTTCTTCGTTATATTGCCCGTACTACATCTGTTTCCAGCTTCTATGGCGAGGACGCTATTCAGGCAGCACGTGTACGTTTCTgctccacatatgctgcctgtcAATGATTTTCAAGAATCATCTCAGTATATACTAAGTTGCCATTGTTATTATGCCTATGTAGGTTGATGAATGGCTCGAGTACGCACCACTCATTCTTTCAGGCTCTGAATTTGAAGCTGCTTGCTCATTTCTTGATGGATACTTGGCATCTCAAACCTTTTTGGTTGGTCATGGTCTCACAGTTGCTGACACTGTAGTGTGGTCAAACCTCAGAGGTAATTTCTGGCTTCTTTCGTCCATGTGTAGTTTAATGTTCTCTCCCTTTGTCTTACCCTGGAGGTCACAACTGTTTTCTTCAGGAGCTGGTCAACGATGGGAAAGTTTAAGGAGGTCAAGGAAGTACCAAAACCTTGTCCGTTGGTTCAACAGCATGGCTGTAGACTATGCACTAGAAGAAGTTACATCTGCTTATGTTGTACATCTGCTTATGTTGGAAAGCGAGCAATTGGCAAATCTCCCGCACCATGCCTGAAAGAAAAGATGCCTGGCTTGGAGAACACCTCAGGTCATGAGATAGATCTCCCAGGTGCAAAAGTTGGGGAGGTTTGCGTACGTTTTGCCCCAGAGCCTAGCGGGTATCTCCACATTGGGCATGCTAAGGCTGCACTGTTGAACCAGTATTTTGCAGATAGATATAAAGGACGTCTTTTAGTTCGATTTGATGACACAAATCCTTCAAAAGAAAGCAGCGAATTTGTTGAGAACGTCCTGAAGGATATTGAGACCCTTGGGGTTAAATATGATGTAGTTACGTACACATCGGATTATTTCCCAAAGCTAATGGAGATGGCCGAATGTTTGATTAAGCAGGGAAAGGCATATGTTGATGATACACCCAAGGATAACATGAATACTGAAAGGAGGGACGGTGTGGAATCTAAATGTAGAAACAATACTGTTGAGGAGAACTTGTTGTTGTGGAGTGAGATGGTTAATGGTACCAAGAGGGGTACTCAGTGCTGTGTGCGTGGTAAATTTGACATGCAGGACCCCAACAAATCACTTCGAGATCCTGTTTACTACCGTTGCAACCCCGATCCCCATCATCGTGTTGGCTCAAAATACAAGGTCTATCCAACATATGACTTTGCATGCCCATTTGTTGACGCACTGCAAGGGGTGACTCATGCTCTTCGTTCAAGTGAATATCATGATCGGAACGCACAGTACTACCGTATCCTTCAGGACATGGGGCTGCGGAGGGTTGAAATCTTTGAGTTCAGCAGACTGAATATGGTTTATACCGTTCTTAGCAAGCACACGCTTCGCTGGTTTGTACAAAACAAGAAGGTGGAGGACTGGACTGACGCACGCTTTCCCACTGTACAAGGCATATTACGGCGTGGCTTGAAGATTGAAGCCTTGATCCAGTTTATACTCGAGCAGGTAATCTTCTAATGAGTTACTCTTCTTATATAATATTATTGTGTGCAAGTTTTGAGTTATTAACTCTCCTTTCTTTTTTTTGCATTTCCTGTTTGTGAAGGGTGCTTCAAAGAATCTGAATCTCATGGAATGGGATAAACTCTGGACAATCAACAAGAAGATAATTGATCCAGTCTGTGGAAGGCATACTGCTGTGCTGAAGGACAAAAGTGTGCCCT is drawn from Aegilops tauschii subsp. strangulata cultivar AL8/78 chromosome 1, Aet v6.0, whole genome shotgun sequence and contains these coding sequences:
- the LOC109782945 gene encoding uncharacterized protein gives rise to the protein MSCRMMGEEEEEAFEASSCASSGGESGDEGDRFPDSAGGRRQSAPPQAPLRRMNSDSIYDMSGMTAHLPAKKGLSAYYQGKSQSFACMAEVRCLEDLQKKEKPRGRGHKMKPCKSYAALGGMAMARKPPGSSCANLGLMDAGSGFMNIPVNEDCYRQ